One window of the Thunnus albacares chromosome 3, fThuAlb1.1, whole genome shotgun sequence genome contains the following:
- the pecam1b gene encoding platelet endothelial cell adhesion molecule isoform X2: protein MGLLLLLTSTLLSSYFHPWRVVDAQALFTIKGITLFIEPSADVIRDTSVILKCQAVVSSSGQEPLSRHYTIYKDGEEVYTKTSSTSEDLLYRLPEARVSNTGKYKCQITIEDKKMISDFKKLTVTGLSEPEVHLNTGVVSEGEEVTARCMAPGETGSIIFYFYEDSKEILEKKVNSNQTEVKLRFNSVGIHKVHCAYTVLVMPDSFKSKDSNTVHISVKEYPITLDLDISPTYKIYEGDRLDILCTIIKSQHSSQSIQLFLSQGTQLLRSESTETKVSHNMTALAKNSGEFECRLVMGNVVKVATKTISVTELFSVPILTMSPAEVFQKDYMTLTCKSESFASEKLRREELIYSLDPSENALSENKVGEFSGRALLHDLNYTCIARAKGIVKHSNTLTVRPKVPVSNPNISVVDKVVLKQPFKILCKSDNGSLPINYTLLKDKSQLSTISVKLPSQKALFTVTVTHTDEISKYTCEAKNSHKKSLVSEKLNATVIVPVSRPTLTVIPPLPEISEGDDLYLICGTQGTPPVTFKWYRVGNKQPLHITTSNDNHTNYQVFGLTKQHSGTYYCEAVNHGNNAVHSELVDIEVNLATWKKALIGGFCLLVVSVLVVVLVLCFRSKRGKREAAAELSVKPSSPKSDDSLRLNLTHDTEVYKAATVRVDKAVTSVWSERPPEEANDEETSMVSNEPDVEYTEVVHPRAADSAKVPLRKGTDTVYSELQNAPHGAADHHDYGSVEYAELNGEQPEINHCSPEVNNYQDLPVPVD, encoded by the exons ATGGGCCTCCTACTACTGCTCACCTCCACGCTCCTGTCCAGCT ACTTCCATCCATGGAGAGTGGTGGACGCGCAGGCAT TATTCACAATAAAAGGCATCACCCTATTCATCGAGCCCAGTGCTGATGTCATTCGAGACACCAGTGTGATACTGAAATGCCAGGCCGTTGTCAGCAGCTCAGGGCAGGAGCCACTGAGTCGTCATTACACCATATACAAGGACGGGGAGGAAGTCTACACCAAGACCTCCAGCACCTCGGAGGATCTTCTGTACCGACTGCCCGAGGCCAGAGTCTCCAACACCGGCAAATATAAGTGCCAGATCACCATTGAGGACAAAAAGATGATCAGCGATTTTAAGAAACTCACAGTAACAG GCCTGTCAGAACCAGAGGTCCACCTTAACACGGGTGTGGTcagtgagggggaggaggtaACAGCCAGGTGCATGGCACCTGGTGAGACAGGCTCCATCATTTTCTACTTCTACGAAGACTCCAAAGAGATCCTGGAGAAGAAGGTCAACTCCAACCAGACTGAGGTGAAGCTTCGCTTCAACAGCGTTGGCATCCACAAAGTTCACTGTGCCTACACTGTCCTCGTGATGCCAGACTCCTTCAAGTCCAAAGATAGCAACACTGTCCACATTTCAGTCAAAG AGTATCCCATCACACTGGATTTGGACATTTCCCCTACGTACAAGATCTATGAAGGAGACAGACTCGACATCTTGTGCACCATCATAAAATCTCAGCATAGCTCTCAAAGTATCCAACTGTTCTTGAGCCAGGGGACCCAACTTCTCCGCAGTGAAAGCACTGAAACCAAAGTCAGCCACAACATGACCGCACTGGCAAAGAACTCAGGGGAGTTTGAGTGCAGATTAGTGATGGGAAATGTAGTGAAAGTTGCCACGAAGACGATTTCAGTGACAG AGCTGTTTTCAGTGCCCATTCTCACCATGTCTCCTGCTGAAGTCTTTCAAAAGGACTATATGACACTAACCTGCAAAAGTGAAAGCTTTGCCTCTGAAAAACTCCGCAGGGAAGAGTTGATATACTCTCTGGATCCATCCGAAAACGCACTGAGCGAAAACAAAGTTGGGGAATTTTCTGGCCGGGCCCTGCTGCATGATTTGAACTATACCTGCATAGCTCGAGCCAAGGGCATCGTGAAACACAGTAACACCCTGACTGTTCGTCCTAAAG tTCCTGTCTCCAATCCAAATATCTCGGTGGTTGACAAGGTGGTCCTCAAACAGCCCTTCAAGATACTCTGTAAGTCGGACAATGGCAGCCTGCCAATAAACTACACCTTGCTGAAGGACAAAAGCCAACTGAGCACCATCAGCGTCAAGCTGCCCAGTCAAAAAGCGCTCTTCACAGTCACCGTCACCCATACTGATGAAATAAGCAAGTATACGTGCGAGGCAAAGAATAGTCACAAGAAAAGCCTGGTCAGTGAAAAACTCAACGCTACTGTCATAG tgCCTGTTTCGAGGCCGACTCTGACCGTCATCCCCCCCTTGCCCGAAATCTCTGAGGGAGATGATCTTTATTTGATATGTGGTACCCAAGGCACCCCGCCGGTAACCTTTAAGTGGTACCGTGTTGGAAACAAACAGCCGCTGCACATCACCACCTCCAACGACAATCACACAAACTACCAGGTCTTCGGGTTGACCAAACAGCACAGCGGCACCTACTACTGTGAGGCCGTCAACCACGGCAACAATGCTGTCCACAGCGAGTTGGTCGACATAGAGG tTAACCTGGCAACGTGGAAGAAAGCTTTGATCGGGGGGTTCTGTCTGCTGGTGGTCTCGGTGCTGGTGGTGGTACTTGTGCTGTGCTTCAGATCcaagagag GTAAAAGAGAAGCAGCTGCTGAATTGTCAGT AAAGCCTTCGAGCCCTAAATCAGATGACTCTTTAAGATTGAATCTAACCCACGACACAGAGGTTTATAAAGCAGCCACAG TGAGAGTGGACAAAGCAGTCACCAGTGTGTGGAGCGAGCGACCACCTGAAGAAG CCAATGACGAGGAGACCAGCATGGTGTCCAACGAGCCTGATGTGGAGTACACTGAGGTAGTGCATCCCCGGGCAGCAGATTCTGCCAAAG TTCCGCTGAGAAAAGGCACAGACACTGTGTACAGCGAGCTCCAAAACGCTCCACATG GTGCTGCTGACCATCATGACTAT GGTTCAGTAGAATACGCTGAGCTCAACGGGGAACAACCTGAGATCAATCACTGCAGTCCAGAGGTCAACAACTACCAGGACCTGCCGGTGCCGGTGGATTAA
- the pecam1b gene encoding platelet endothelial cell adhesion molecule isoform X10, which translates to MGLLLLLTSTLLSSYFHPWRVVDAQALFTIKGITLFIEPSADVIRDTSVILKCQAVVSSSGQEPLSRHYTIYKDGEEVYTKTSSTSEDLLYRLPEARVSNTGKYKCQITIEDKKMISDFKKLTVTGLSEPEVHLNTGVVSEGEEVTARCMAPGETGSIIFYFYEDSKEILEKKVNSNQTEVKLRFNSVGIHKVHCAYTVLVMPDSFKSKDSNTVHISVKEYPITLDLDISPTYKIYEGDRLDILCTIIKSQHSSQSIQLFLSQGTQLLRSESTETKVSHNMTALAKNSGEFECRLVMGNVVKVATKTISVTELFSVPILTMSPAEVFQKDYMTLTCKSESFASEKLRREELIYSLDPSENALSENKVGEFSGRALLHDLNYTCIARAKGIVKHSNTLTVRPKVPVSNPNISVVDKVVLKQPFKILCKSDNGSLPINYTLLKDKSQLSTISVKLPSQKALFTVTVTHTDEISKYTCEAKNSHKKSLVSEKLNATVIVPVSRPTLTVIPPLPEISEGDDLYLICGTQGTPPVTFKWYRVGNKQPLHITTSNDNHTNYQVFGLTKQHSGTYYCEAVNHGNNAVHSELVDIEVNLATWKKALIGGFCLLVVSVLVVVLVLCFRSKRGRETYSPPATQASYI; encoded by the exons ATGGGCCTCCTACTACTGCTCACCTCCACGCTCCTGTCCAGCT ACTTCCATCCATGGAGAGTGGTGGACGCGCAGGCAT TATTCACAATAAAAGGCATCACCCTATTCATCGAGCCCAGTGCTGATGTCATTCGAGACACCAGTGTGATACTGAAATGCCAGGCCGTTGTCAGCAGCTCAGGGCAGGAGCCACTGAGTCGTCATTACACCATATACAAGGACGGGGAGGAAGTCTACACCAAGACCTCCAGCACCTCGGAGGATCTTCTGTACCGACTGCCCGAGGCCAGAGTCTCCAACACCGGCAAATATAAGTGCCAGATCACCATTGAGGACAAAAAGATGATCAGCGATTTTAAGAAACTCACAGTAACAG GCCTGTCAGAACCAGAGGTCCACCTTAACACGGGTGTGGTcagtgagggggaggaggtaACAGCCAGGTGCATGGCACCTGGTGAGACAGGCTCCATCATTTTCTACTTCTACGAAGACTCCAAAGAGATCCTGGAGAAGAAGGTCAACTCCAACCAGACTGAGGTGAAGCTTCGCTTCAACAGCGTTGGCATCCACAAAGTTCACTGTGCCTACACTGTCCTCGTGATGCCAGACTCCTTCAAGTCCAAAGATAGCAACACTGTCCACATTTCAGTCAAAG AGTATCCCATCACACTGGATTTGGACATTTCCCCTACGTACAAGATCTATGAAGGAGACAGACTCGACATCTTGTGCACCATCATAAAATCTCAGCATAGCTCTCAAAGTATCCAACTGTTCTTGAGCCAGGGGACCCAACTTCTCCGCAGTGAAAGCACTGAAACCAAAGTCAGCCACAACATGACCGCACTGGCAAAGAACTCAGGGGAGTTTGAGTGCAGATTAGTGATGGGAAATGTAGTGAAAGTTGCCACGAAGACGATTTCAGTGACAG AGCTGTTTTCAGTGCCCATTCTCACCATGTCTCCTGCTGAAGTCTTTCAAAAGGACTATATGACACTAACCTGCAAAAGTGAAAGCTTTGCCTCTGAAAAACTCCGCAGGGAAGAGTTGATATACTCTCTGGATCCATCCGAAAACGCACTGAGCGAAAACAAAGTTGGGGAATTTTCTGGCCGGGCCCTGCTGCATGATTTGAACTATACCTGCATAGCTCGAGCCAAGGGCATCGTGAAACACAGTAACACCCTGACTGTTCGTCCTAAAG tTCCTGTCTCCAATCCAAATATCTCGGTGGTTGACAAGGTGGTCCTCAAACAGCCCTTCAAGATACTCTGTAAGTCGGACAATGGCAGCCTGCCAATAAACTACACCTTGCTGAAGGACAAAAGCCAACTGAGCACCATCAGCGTCAAGCTGCCCAGTCAAAAAGCGCTCTTCACAGTCACCGTCACCCATACTGATGAAATAAGCAAGTATACGTGCGAGGCAAAGAATAGTCACAAGAAAAGCCTGGTCAGTGAAAAACTCAACGCTACTGTCATAG tgCCTGTTTCGAGGCCGACTCTGACCGTCATCCCCCCCTTGCCCGAAATCTCTGAGGGAGATGATCTTTATTTGATATGTGGTACCCAAGGCACCCCGCCGGTAACCTTTAAGTGGTACCGTGTTGGAAACAAACAGCCGCTGCACATCACCACCTCCAACGACAATCACACAAACTACCAGGTCTTCGGGTTGACCAAACAGCACAGCGGCACCTACTACTGTGAGGCCGTCAACCACGGCAACAATGCTGTCCACAGCGAGTTGGTCGACATAGAGG tTAACCTGGCAACGTGGAAGAAAGCTTTGATCGGGGGGTTCTGTCTGCTGGTGGTCTCGGTGCTGGTGGTGGTACTTGTGCTGTGCTTCAGATCcaagagaggtagagagacCTACAGTCCTCCAGCAACTCAGGCCTCTTATATCTAA
- the pecam1b gene encoding platelet endothelial cell adhesion molecule isoform X9, with protein sequence MGLLLLLTSTLLSSYFHPWRVVDAQALFTIKGITLFIEPSADVIRDTSVILKCQAVVSSSGQEPLSRHYTIYKDGEEVYTKTSSTSEDLLYRLPEARVSNTGKYKCQITIEDKKMISDFKKLTVTGLSEPEVHLNTGVVSEGEEVTARCMAPGETGSIIFYFYEDSKEILEKKVNSNQTEVKLRFNSVGIHKVHCAYTVLVMPDSFKSKDSNTVHISVKEYPITLDLDISPTYKIYEGDRLDILCTIIKSQHSSQSIQLFLSQGTQLLRSESTETKVSHNMTALAKNSGEFECRLVMGNVVKVATKTISVTELFSVPILTMSPAEVFQKDYMTLTCKSESFASEKLRREELIYSLDPSENALSENKVGEFSGRALLHDLNYTCIARAKGIVKHSNTLTVRPKVPVSNPNISVVDKVVLKQPFKILCKSDNGSLPINYTLLKDKSQLSTISVKLPSQKALFTVTVTHTDEISKYTCEAKNSHKKSLVSEKLNATVIVPVSRPTLTVIPPLPEISEGDDLYLICGTQGTPPVTFKWYRVGNKQPLHITTSNDNHTNYQVFGLTKQHSGTYYCEAVNHGNNAVHSELVDIEVNLATWKKALIGGFCLLVVSVLVVVLVLCFRSKRGKREAAAELSVRSAAL encoded by the exons ATGGGCCTCCTACTACTGCTCACCTCCACGCTCCTGTCCAGCT ACTTCCATCCATGGAGAGTGGTGGACGCGCAGGCAT TATTCACAATAAAAGGCATCACCCTATTCATCGAGCCCAGTGCTGATGTCATTCGAGACACCAGTGTGATACTGAAATGCCAGGCCGTTGTCAGCAGCTCAGGGCAGGAGCCACTGAGTCGTCATTACACCATATACAAGGACGGGGAGGAAGTCTACACCAAGACCTCCAGCACCTCGGAGGATCTTCTGTACCGACTGCCCGAGGCCAGAGTCTCCAACACCGGCAAATATAAGTGCCAGATCACCATTGAGGACAAAAAGATGATCAGCGATTTTAAGAAACTCACAGTAACAG GCCTGTCAGAACCAGAGGTCCACCTTAACACGGGTGTGGTcagtgagggggaggaggtaACAGCCAGGTGCATGGCACCTGGTGAGACAGGCTCCATCATTTTCTACTTCTACGAAGACTCCAAAGAGATCCTGGAGAAGAAGGTCAACTCCAACCAGACTGAGGTGAAGCTTCGCTTCAACAGCGTTGGCATCCACAAAGTTCACTGTGCCTACACTGTCCTCGTGATGCCAGACTCCTTCAAGTCCAAAGATAGCAACACTGTCCACATTTCAGTCAAAG AGTATCCCATCACACTGGATTTGGACATTTCCCCTACGTACAAGATCTATGAAGGAGACAGACTCGACATCTTGTGCACCATCATAAAATCTCAGCATAGCTCTCAAAGTATCCAACTGTTCTTGAGCCAGGGGACCCAACTTCTCCGCAGTGAAAGCACTGAAACCAAAGTCAGCCACAACATGACCGCACTGGCAAAGAACTCAGGGGAGTTTGAGTGCAGATTAGTGATGGGAAATGTAGTGAAAGTTGCCACGAAGACGATTTCAGTGACAG AGCTGTTTTCAGTGCCCATTCTCACCATGTCTCCTGCTGAAGTCTTTCAAAAGGACTATATGACACTAACCTGCAAAAGTGAAAGCTTTGCCTCTGAAAAACTCCGCAGGGAAGAGTTGATATACTCTCTGGATCCATCCGAAAACGCACTGAGCGAAAACAAAGTTGGGGAATTTTCTGGCCGGGCCCTGCTGCATGATTTGAACTATACCTGCATAGCTCGAGCCAAGGGCATCGTGAAACACAGTAACACCCTGACTGTTCGTCCTAAAG tTCCTGTCTCCAATCCAAATATCTCGGTGGTTGACAAGGTGGTCCTCAAACAGCCCTTCAAGATACTCTGTAAGTCGGACAATGGCAGCCTGCCAATAAACTACACCTTGCTGAAGGACAAAAGCCAACTGAGCACCATCAGCGTCAAGCTGCCCAGTCAAAAAGCGCTCTTCACAGTCACCGTCACCCATACTGATGAAATAAGCAAGTATACGTGCGAGGCAAAGAATAGTCACAAGAAAAGCCTGGTCAGTGAAAAACTCAACGCTACTGTCATAG tgCCTGTTTCGAGGCCGACTCTGACCGTCATCCCCCCCTTGCCCGAAATCTCTGAGGGAGATGATCTTTATTTGATATGTGGTACCCAAGGCACCCCGCCGGTAACCTTTAAGTGGTACCGTGTTGGAAACAAACAGCCGCTGCACATCACCACCTCCAACGACAATCACACAAACTACCAGGTCTTCGGGTTGACCAAACAGCACAGCGGCACCTACTACTGTGAGGCCGTCAACCACGGCAACAATGCTGTCCACAGCGAGTTGGTCGACATAGAGG tTAACCTGGCAACGTGGAAGAAAGCTTTGATCGGGGGGTTCTGTCTGCTGGTGGTCTCGGTGCTGGTGGTGGTACTTGTGCTGTGCTTCAGATCcaagagag GTAAAAGAGAAGCAGCTGCTGAATTGTCAGT ACGCAGCGCCGCACTATGA
- the pecam1b gene encoding platelet endothelial cell adhesion molecule isoform X8, which produces MGLLLLLTSTLLSSYFHPWRVVDAQALFTIKGITLFIEPSADVIRDTSVILKCQAVVSSSGQEPLSRHYTIYKDGEEVYTKTSSTSEDLLYRLPEARVSNTGKYKCQITIEDKKMISDFKKLTVTGLSEPEVHLNTGVVSEGEEVTARCMAPGETGSIIFYFYEDSKEILEKKVNSNQTEVKLRFNSVGIHKVHCAYTVLVMPDSFKSKDSNTVHISVKEYPITLDLDISPTYKIYEGDRLDILCTIIKSQHSSQSIQLFLSQGTQLLRSESTETKVSHNMTALAKNSGEFECRLVMGNVVKVATKTISVTELFSVPILTMSPAEVFQKDYMTLTCKSESFASEKLRREELIYSLDPSENALSENKVGEFSGRALLHDLNYTCIARAKGIVKHSNTLTVRPKVPVSNPNISVVDKVVLKQPFKILCKSDNGSLPINYTLLKDKSQLSTISVKLPSQKALFTVTVTHTDEISKYTCEAKNSHKKSLVSEKLNATVIVPVSRPTLTVIPPLPEISEGDDLYLICGTQGTPPVTFKWYRVGNKQPLHITTSNDNHTNYQVFGLTKQHSGTYYCEAVNHGNNAVHSELVDIEVNLATWKKALIGGFCLLVVSVLVVVLVLCFRSKRGKREAAAELSVLRALNQMTL; this is translated from the exons ATGGGCCTCCTACTACTGCTCACCTCCACGCTCCTGTCCAGCT ACTTCCATCCATGGAGAGTGGTGGACGCGCAGGCAT TATTCACAATAAAAGGCATCACCCTATTCATCGAGCCCAGTGCTGATGTCATTCGAGACACCAGTGTGATACTGAAATGCCAGGCCGTTGTCAGCAGCTCAGGGCAGGAGCCACTGAGTCGTCATTACACCATATACAAGGACGGGGAGGAAGTCTACACCAAGACCTCCAGCACCTCGGAGGATCTTCTGTACCGACTGCCCGAGGCCAGAGTCTCCAACACCGGCAAATATAAGTGCCAGATCACCATTGAGGACAAAAAGATGATCAGCGATTTTAAGAAACTCACAGTAACAG GCCTGTCAGAACCAGAGGTCCACCTTAACACGGGTGTGGTcagtgagggggaggaggtaACAGCCAGGTGCATGGCACCTGGTGAGACAGGCTCCATCATTTTCTACTTCTACGAAGACTCCAAAGAGATCCTGGAGAAGAAGGTCAACTCCAACCAGACTGAGGTGAAGCTTCGCTTCAACAGCGTTGGCATCCACAAAGTTCACTGTGCCTACACTGTCCTCGTGATGCCAGACTCCTTCAAGTCCAAAGATAGCAACACTGTCCACATTTCAGTCAAAG AGTATCCCATCACACTGGATTTGGACATTTCCCCTACGTACAAGATCTATGAAGGAGACAGACTCGACATCTTGTGCACCATCATAAAATCTCAGCATAGCTCTCAAAGTATCCAACTGTTCTTGAGCCAGGGGACCCAACTTCTCCGCAGTGAAAGCACTGAAACCAAAGTCAGCCACAACATGACCGCACTGGCAAAGAACTCAGGGGAGTTTGAGTGCAGATTAGTGATGGGAAATGTAGTGAAAGTTGCCACGAAGACGATTTCAGTGACAG AGCTGTTTTCAGTGCCCATTCTCACCATGTCTCCTGCTGAAGTCTTTCAAAAGGACTATATGACACTAACCTGCAAAAGTGAAAGCTTTGCCTCTGAAAAACTCCGCAGGGAAGAGTTGATATACTCTCTGGATCCATCCGAAAACGCACTGAGCGAAAACAAAGTTGGGGAATTTTCTGGCCGGGCCCTGCTGCATGATTTGAACTATACCTGCATAGCTCGAGCCAAGGGCATCGTGAAACACAGTAACACCCTGACTGTTCGTCCTAAAG tTCCTGTCTCCAATCCAAATATCTCGGTGGTTGACAAGGTGGTCCTCAAACAGCCCTTCAAGATACTCTGTAAGTCGGACAATGGCAGCCTGCCAATAAACTACACCTTGCTGAAGGACAAAAGCCAACTGAGCACCATCAGCGTCAAGCTGCCCAGTCAAAAAGCGCTCTTCACAGTCACCGTCACCCATACTGATGAAATAAGCAAGTATACGTGCGAGGCAAAGAATAGTCACAAGAAAAGCCTGGTCAGTGAAAAACTCAACGCTACTGTCATAG tgCCTGTTTCGAGGCCGACTCTGACCGTCATCCCCCCCTTGCCCGAAATCTCTGAGGGAGATGATCTTTATTTGATATGTGGTACCCAAGGCACCCCGCCGGTAACCTTTAAGTGGTACCGTGTTGGAAACAAACAGCCGCTGCACATCACCACCTCCAACGACAATCACACAAACTACCAGGTCTTCGGGTTGACCAAACAGCACAGCGGCACCTACTACTGTGAGGCCGTCAACCACGGCAACAATGCTGTCCACAGCGAGTTGGTCGACATAGAGG tTAACCTGGCAACGTGGAAGAAAGCTTTGATCGGGGGGTTCTGTCTGCTGGTGGTCTCGGTGCTGGTGGTGGTACTTGTGCTGTGCTTCAGATCcaagagag GTAAAAGAGAAGCAGCTGCTGAATTGTCAGT CCTTCGAGCCCTAAATCAGATGACTCTTTAA
- the pecam1b gene encoding platelet endothelial cell adhesion molecule isoform X7, producing the protein MGLLLLLTSTLLSSYFHPWRVVDAQALFTIKGITLFIEPSADVIRDTSVILKCQAVVSSSGQEPLSRHYTIYKDGEEVYTKTSSTSEDLLYRLPEARVSNTGKYKCQITIEDKKMISDFKKLTVTGLSEPEVHLNTGVVSEGEEVTARCMAPGETGSIIFYFYEDSKEILEKKVNSNQTEVKLRFNSVGIHKVHCAYTVLVMPDSFKSKDSNTVHISVKEYPITLDLDISPTYKIYEGDRLDILCTIIKSQHSSQSIQLFLSQGTQLLRSESTETKVSHNMTALAKNSGEFECRLVMGNVVKVATKTISVTELFSVPILTMSPAEVFQKDYMTLTCKSESFASEKLRREELIYSLDPSENALSENKVGEFSGRALLHDLNYTCIARAKGIVKHSNTLTVRPKVPVSNPNISVVDKVVLKQPFKILCKSDNGSLPINYTLLKDKSQLSTISVKLPSQKALFTVTVTHTDEISKYTCEAKNSHKKSLVSEKLNATVIVPVSRPTLTVIPPLPEISEGDDLYLICGTQGTPPVTFKWYRVGNKQPLHITTSNDNHTNYQVFGLTKQHSGTYYCEAVNHGNNAVHSELVDIEVNLATWKKALIGGFCLLVVSVLVVVLVLCFRSKRGKREAAAELSVESGQSSHQCVERATT; encoded by the exons ATGGGCCTCCTACTACTGCTCACCTCCACGCTCCTGTCCAGCT ACTTCCATCCATGGAGAGTGGTGGACGCGCAGGCAT TATTCACAATAAAAGGCATCACCCTATTCATCGAGCCCAGTGCTGATGTCATTCGAGACACCAGTGTGATACTGAAATGCCAGGCCGTTGTCAGCAGCTCAGGGCAGGAGCCACTGAGTCGTCATTACACCATATACAAGGACGGGGAGGAAGTCTACACCAAGACCTCCAGCACCTCGGAGGATCTTCTGTACCGACTGCCCGAGGCCAGAGTCTCCAACACCGGCAAATATAAGTGCCAGATCACCATTGAGGACAAAAAGATGATCAGCGATTTTAAGAAACTCACAGTAACAG GCCTGTCAGAACCAGAGGTCCACCTTAACACGGGTGTGGTcagtgagggggaggaggtaACAGCCAGGTGCATGGCACCTGGTGAGACAGGCTCCATCATTTTCTACTTCTACGAAGACTCCAAAGAGATCCTGGAGAAGAAGGTCAACTCCAACCAGACTGAGGTGAAGCTTCGCTTCAACAGCGTTGGCATCCACAAAGTTCACTGTGCCTACACTGTCCTCGTGATGCCAGACTCCTTCAAGTCCAAAGATAGCAACACTGTCCACATTTCAGTCAAAG AGTATCCCATCACACTGGATTTGGACATTTCCCCTACGTACAAGATCTATGAAGGAGACAGACTCGACATCTTGTGCACCATCATAAAATCTCAGCATAGCTCTCAAAGTATCCAACTGTTCTTGAGCCAGGGGACCCAACTTCTCCGCAGTGAAAGCACTGAAACCAAAGTCAGCCACAACATGACCGCACTGGCAAAGAACTCAGGGGAGTTTGAGTGCAGATTAGTGATGGGAAATGTAGTGAAAGTTGCCACGAAGACGATTTCAGTGACAG AGCTGTTTTCAGTGCCCATTCTCACCATGTCTCCTGCTGAAGTCTTTCAAAAGGACTATATGACACTAACCTGCAAAAGTGAAAGCTTTGCCTCTGAAAAACTCCGCAGGGAAGAGTTGATATACTCTCTGGATCCATCCGAAAACGCACTGAGCGAAAACAAAGTTGGGGAATTTTCTGGCCGGGCCCTGCTGCATGATTTGAACTATACCTGCATAGCTCGAGCCAAGGGCATCGTGAAACACAGTAACACCCTGACTGTTCGTCCTAAAG tTCCTGTCTCCAATCCAAATATCTCGGTGGTTGACAAGGTGGTCCTCAAACAGCCCTTCAAGATACTCTGTAAGTCGGACAATGGCAGCCTGCCAATAAACTACACCTTGCTGAAGGACAAAAGCCAACTGAGCACCATCAGCGTCAAGCTGCCCAGTCAAAAAGCGCTCTTCACAGTCACCGTCACCCATACTGATGAAATAAGCAAGTATACGTGCGAGGCAAAGAATAGTCACAAGAAAAGCCTGGTCAGTGAAAAACTCAACGCTACTGTCATAG tgCCTGTTTCGAGGCCGACTCTGACCGTCATCCCCCCCTTGCCCGAAATCTCTGAGGGAGATGATCTTTATTTGATATGTGGTACCCAAGGCACCCCGCCGGTAACCTTTAAGTGGTACCGTGTTGGAAACAAACAGCCGCTGCACATCACCACCTCCAACGACAATCACACAAACTACCAGGTCTTCGGGTTGACCAAACAGCACAGCGGCACCTACTACTGTGAGGCCGTCAACCACGGCAACAATGCTGTCCACAGCGAGTTGGTCGACATAGAGG tTAACCTGGCAACGTGGAAGAAAGCTTTGATCGGGGGGTTCTGTCTGCTGGTGGTCTCGGTGCTGGTGGTGGTACTTGTGCTGTGCTTCAGATCcaagagag GTAAAAGAGAAGCAGCTGCTGAATTGTCAGT TGAGAGTGGACAAAGCAGTCACCAGTGTGTGGAGCGAGCGACCACCTGA